A genomic region of Anopheles coustani chromosome 3, idAnoCousDA_361_x.2, whole genome shotgun sequence contains the following coding sequences:
- the LOC131272549 gene encoding transient receptor potential cation channel protein painless-like, which yields MSLFKDRKQAALENALLLSDLKKFQQALKNGARVDLRVRGTNYTIFETACNTKGRHEFISACFNENLPDPRLKKNDKTDEYPIHLAALSMDKDNLTALMDGCPQLANVVEQRYKDRTALFLLFERLSNSNWFKTTQCIQVLLDNGANINTHNRYHVTAIESLLRGKEVWRKKVLQHFLKTGNVLLNRDLKQKIQKAFPDIKLPEGDGRQMQVLMILLDTKSDQECIENYEREANKHQFTAEETRTMLSSAITHGKEQMAQKLLEKETNDDERKALLAHGLLVCCKSGKDHILECLLKKITPDVVEVINENPLLSMLTKQINGNSTDRSTDKRQCGFFKCMETLLQDSRINVNETDCQEFTALHYAVKYRLEHVQELLLTNGAYLGGKDLFGRALICELNPYLLYQHLNGCVTDNGGNPDDQDYMINVNFRNFQSPKHTDEMLPIVRLAQSSAGRELLGHPVLASILLIKWLRISVFFYLNLIICSMFFFSFTAFMVFYYGTDSHNLDMWYFLAPAFLGLAYITVREMTQILLNTRSYIRSVENYIELLLIVSAVTALTLHFTSGDAQIRNIAEVCAIMLSAVEFTVLLATIPRLSFCTHMVMLKTVSKNFIQCLALYSMILVGFAISFYTLFRGPNGNGGAMNGNNNATDTDESNPFNEFGMLSMALLKTTVMMTGEFEAAELKLHQSWGYYVLFGLFLFFVPIVLYNLMNGLAVSDATNIQMQSELIAIRQKVFVINSCESTLKAFNRMRKVWNRCFDGQPGEMMNNFEYICISRNTGNRILVPCKVVPDNTPNVTELELKEVSVVNGITADVAAAQGAPTNGTAPAPQVASTVKKAPATNGTSNDGGAAASTAVAQAIPVSEPIVAAEATTEGTDMLHHLSDSDQEPTLSELPGRMDDTVVTAALGILCSNGNDETNQDLKIQQSIYHLSQEITTMNNILMAKHQHEFPQLGSYPIQQAGKYGA from the exons ATGAGCTTATTCAAGGATCGAAAACAg GCTGCCTTAGAGAATGCGTTGCTGCTTTCCGATTTGAAGAAGTTTCAACAAGCCCTCAAAAATGGTGCCAGAGTGGACCTACGCGTGCGTGGGACTAACTACACGATCTTCGAGACGGCTTGTAATACCAAGGGAAGACATGAGTTTATCAGCGCATGCTTCAATGAGAATTTACCCGACCCAAGACTCAAG AAAAATGACAAGACCGACGAATATCCTATCCACCTGGCCGCGTTGTCTATGGACAAGGACAACCTGACGGCGCTGATGGATGGCTGTCCGCAACTTGCGAACGTAGTGGAGCAGAGGTACAAGGATAGAACGGCGCTATTTCTACTGTTCGAGCGACTAAGCAATTCCAACTGGTTTAAGACAACCCAGTGCATACAAGTGCTGCTTGATAATGGGGCGAACATAAACACTCATAATCGATATCATGTTACAGCAATCGAGTCGCTACTCAGGGGAAAGGAGGTGTGGCGAAAGAAAGTTCTGCAGCACTTCCTGAAGACTGGCAATGTATTACTGAACCGTGATTTGAAACAAAAGATTCAAAAGGCATTTCCAGACATAAAGCTACCGGAGGGCGATGGGAGACAAATGCAAGTGTTGATGATTTTGCTGGACACCAAGAGCGATCAAGAATGTATCGAAAACTATGAGCGCGAGGCAAACAAGCATCAGTTTACGGCGGAGGAAACCAGAACGATGCTGTCGTCGGCCATCACCCACGGTAAGGAGCAAATGGCGCAAAAACtgttggaaaaagaaacaaacgacgATGAGAGAAAAGCGCTGCTGGCGCACGGTCTCCTCGTTTGCTGCAAGTCCGGTAAGGATCATATCCTCGAATGTCTGCTCAAAAAGATCACGCCCGATGTGGTTGAGGTGATCAACGAAAATCCACTGCTTTCGATGCTGACCAAGCAAATCAACGGAAATTCAACGGACCGTTCAACGGACAAGCGACAGTGCGGCTTCTTCAAATGCATGGAAACGTTGCTACAAGACTCGCGAATCAATGTCAACGAAACGGACTGCCAGGAGTTCACCGCGCTGCATTACGCGGTCAAGTATCGGCTAGAGCACGTCCAGGAGTTGCTGCTCACGAATGGCGCCTACCTTGGGGGCAAAGATCTGTTCGGTCGGGCGCTGATCTGCGAGCTGAATCCGTACTTGCTGTACCAGCACCTCAACGGATGCGTGACCGATAACGGAGGCAACCCGGACGACCAAGACTATATGATAAATGTGAACTTTCGTAACTTCCAGTCGCCGAAGCATACCGACGAAATGTTACCAATTGTGCGATTGGCTCAATCGTCCGCCGGTAGGGAACTCCTCGGTCACCCAGTGCTTGCCAGTATCCTGCTGATCAAGTGGCTCCGAATCAGTGTGTTCTTCTACCTGAACCTCATCATATGCTCCatgttcttcttctccttcacGGCATTCATGGTGTTTTACTACGGCACTGATAGCCACAATCTTGACATGTGGTACTTCCTAGCACCCGCATTCTTGGGGCTAGCGTACATAACCGTCCGAGAGATGACCCAGATCTTGCTCAACACACGCTCCTACATCAGATCAGTGGAGAACTACATCGAACTTCTACTGATCGTATCCGCAGTGACCGCACTGACACTCCACTTCACCTCTGGTGACGCTCAAATACGCAACATTGCCGAAGTGTGCGCCATCATGCTTTCCGCGGTGGAGTTCACGGTGCTGCTGGCCACGATTCCTCGGCTATCCTTCTGCACCCACATGGTGATGCTGAAGACCGTGTCGAAAAATTTCATTCAGTGCCTTGCCCTCTACTCGATGATTCTGGTGGGATTTGCGATCAGTTTCTATACCCTTTTCCGAGGGCCCAATGGAAATGGTGGCGCAATGAATGGCAACAACAACGCGACTGACACCGATGAATCTAACCCGTTCAACGAGTTCGGAATGCTTTCGATGGCTCTACTGAAGACTACGGTCATGATGACAG GGGAGTTCGAGGCTGCCGAGTTGAAACTTCATCAGTCGTGGGGATACTACGTACTGTTCGGGTTGTTCCTCTTTTTCGTCCCGATTGTGCTGTACAACCTGATGAACGGTTTGGCTGTCAGCGACGCTACG AACATCCAAATGCAGTCGGAGCTTATCGCCATCAGGCAGAAGGTATTTGTCATCAACAGTTGCGAAAGTACGCTAAAGGCTTTCAATCGCATGCGAAAGGT ATGGAACCGTTGCTTCGATGGCCAACCGGGAGAAATGATGAACAATTTCGAATACATCTGCATCAGTCGGAACACAGGCAACAGAATCCTGGTGCCATGTAAGGTGGTTCCGGATAACACGCCGAATGTTACCGAGTTAGAATTGAAGGAAGTGTCCGTGGTCAATGGTATAACTGCTGATGTGGCTGCTGCTCAAGGAGCTCCCACCAATGGAACGGCTCCTGCTCCACAAGTGGCATCTACTGTAAAAAAGGCTCCCGCTACTAATGGAACCTCTAACGATGGAGGAGCTGCTGCTTCTACTGCTGTTGCCCAAGCAATCCCTGTTTCCGAGCCGATTGTTGCGGCAGAGGCGACCACCGAAGGCACCGACATGTTACATCATCTATCCGATTCTGACCAGGAGCCAACCTTATCCGAGCTACCCGGCAGAATGGACGATACGGTCGTAACGGCCGCACTTGGCATATTGTGCTCGAACGGCAACGATGAAACCAACCAAGATCTGAAGATACAGCAAAGCATCTATCACTTGTCGCAGGAGATCACCACAATGAACAACATACTTATGGCCAAACATCAGCACGAGTTTCCGCAGCTGGGTAGTTATCCCATCCAACAAGCCGGTAAATACGGAGCGTAG
- the LOC131272557 gene encoding transient receptor potential cation channel protein painless-like, producing MNLFQDRKQAALENALLLSDLKKFQQALKNGARVDVPVRGTYYTIFETACNTRRRYEFIRACFNENLSDPDPRLKKNEKTDEYPIHLAALSMDKDNLTALLDGCPQLDTVVEQRYRDRTALFLLFERLSNSNWSRTTKCIQVLLNNGANINTHDRNQVTAIETLLRGKELWRKKVLQRFLDTGKLLLNPELRRKIQRVFPDIKLPEGDERKLPIWMLMLETKSDQECIENYEREAKKDQFTAEETRTMLSLAIKEGKEQMVQKLLEKQTSDEERKVLLAHGLVVCCKYGKDHTLECLLKKITPDMVEVMNEHPLLSMLTKQINENSDKRQCSFFKCMEKILEDSRIDINKTDYQEFTALHYAAKFQLEHVQELLLTNGAYLGGVDLFGRALICELNPYLLRQHLNRCVTDSGTNPDDQDYMINVNFRNFQSPTHTDEMLPIVRLAQSFAGRELLGHPVLASILLIKWLRISVFFYLNLIICSMFFFSFTAFMVFYYGTDSHNLSMWYFLAPAFLGLAYITVRELTQFVLNARSYIRSAENYIELMLIVSAVTALTLHFTSGDAQIRNIAEVCAIMLSTVEFTVLLATIPRLSFCTHMVMLKTVAKNFIQCLALYSMILVGFAISFYTLFRGPNGNGGAINGNNNATDTEESNPFNDFGMLSMALLKTTVMMTGEFEAAELKLHQSWGYYVLFGLFLFFVPIVLYNLMNGLAVSDATNIQMQSELIAIRQKVFVINSCESTLKAFNRMRKVWNCCFDGQPVEMMNNFEYICISPNKGNRILVPCKVIPDNTPNVDELELKAVTVVNGITADVAAAQRAPTNRTAPAPQVASTADKAPATDGTSTDGGAPAAGEVVVVQPAPIAEEIVATEATTEDTYMLHHSSDSDQEPTLSELPGRMHDTVVMAARGILCSKRDDATNRIEI from the exons ATGAACTTATTTCAGGATCGAAAACAG GCTGCATTAGAGAATGCGTTGCTGCTTTCCGATTTGAAGAAATTTCAACAAGCCCTCAAGAATGGAGCCAGAGTTGACGTGCCCGTGCGTGGGACTTACTACACGATCTTCGAGACGGCTTGTAATACCAGGAGAAGATACGAGTTTATCAGGGCGTGCTTCAATGAGAATTTATCCGACCCAGACCCAAGACTCAAG AAAAATGAGAAGACCGACGAATATCCTATCCACCTGGCCGCGTTGTCCATGGACAAGGACAACCTGACAGCCCTGTTGGATGGCTGCCCGCAACTTGACACCGTAGTGGAGCAGAGGTACAGAGATAGAACGGCGCTATTTCTGCTGTTCGAGCGACTAAGCAATTCCAACTGGTCTAGGACAACCAAGTGCATACAAGTGCTGTTGAATAATGGGGCGAACATAAACACCCACGATCGAAATCAAGTTACAGCAATCGAGACGCTGCTCAGGGGAAAGGAGCTGTGGCGAAAGAAAGTTCTGCAGCGCTTCCTGGACACTGGCAAATTGTTATTGAACCCCGAGTTGAGACGAAAGATTCAACGGGTATTTCCAGACATAAAGCTACCGGAGGGCGATGAGAGAAAATTGCCAATCTGGATGCTGATGCTGGAAACCAAGAGCGATCAAGAATGTATCGAAAACTATGAGCGCGAGGCAAAAAAGGATCAGTTTACGGCGGAGGAAACCAGAACGATGCTGTCGTTGGCAATCAAAGAAGGTAAGGAGCAAATGGTGCAGAaactgttggaaaaacaaacaagcgacGAGGAAAGAAAAGTGCTGCTGGCGCACGGTCTCGTCGTTTGCTGCAAGTATGGTAAGGATCATACCCTCGAATGTCTGCTCAAAAAGATCACGCCCGATATGGTCGAGGTGATGAACGAACATCCACTGCTTTCGATGCTGACCAAGCAAATCAACGAAAACTCAGACAAGCGGCAGTGCAGCTTCTTCAAGTGCATGGAAAAGATCCTGGAGGACTCGCGGATCGATATCAACAAAACGGACTACCAAGAGTTCACCGCGCTGCATTACGCGGCCAAGTTTCAGCTGGAACACGTCCAGGAGTTGCTACTCACGAATGGCGCCTACCTTGGTGGCGTAGATCTGTTCGGTCGGGCACTGATCTGCGAGCTGAATCCGTACTTGTTGCGCCAACACCTTAACCGATGCGTGACCGATAGCGGAACCAACCCGGACGACCAAGACTATATGATAAATGTGAACTTTCGTAACTTCCAGTCGCCGACGCATACCGACGAAATGTTACCAATTGTGCGATTGGCTCAATCGTTCGCCGGTAGGGAGCTCCTCGGTCACCCAGTGCTTGCGAGTATCCTGCTGATCAAGTGGCTGCGAATCAGTGTGTTCTTCTACCTGAACCTCATCATATGCTCCatgttcttcttctccttcacGGCATTCATGGTGTTTTACTACGGCACTGATAGCCACAATCTTTCCATGTGGTACTTCCTAGCACCCGCATTTCTGGGGCTAGCGTACATAACCGTCCGCGAGCTCACCCAGTTTGTGCTCAACGCACGCTCCTACATCAGATCAGCGGAGAACTACATCGAACTAATGCTGATCGTATCCGCAGTGACCGCACTGACACTCCACTTCACCTCTGGTGACGCTCAAATACGCAACATTGCCGAGGTGTGCGCCATCATGCTGTCTACGGTGGAGTTTACAGTGCTGCTAGCTACGATTCCTCGGCTTTCCTTCTGCACCCACATGGTGATGCTGAAGACGGTGGCGAAAAACTTCATTCAGTGCCTTGCCCTCTACTCGATGATTCTGGTGGGATTTGCGATCAGTTTCTATACCCTTTTCCGAGGGCCCAATGGAAATGGTGGCGCAATTAATGGCAATAACAACGCGACTGACACCGAAGAATCTAACCCGTTCAACGACTTCGGAATGCTTTCGATGGCTCTGTTGAAAACTACGGTCATGATGACAG GTGAGTTTGAGGCTGCCGAATTGAAACTTCATCAGTCGTGGGGATACTACGTACTGTTCGGGTTGTTCCTCTTTTTCGTCCCGATTGTGCTGTACAACCTGATGAACGGTTTGGCTGTCAGCGACGCTACG AACATCCAAATGCAGTCGGAGCTTATCGCCATCAGGCAGAAGGTATTTGTCATCAACAGTTGCGAAAGTACACTGAAAGCTTTCAATCGCATGCGAAAAGT ATGGAACTGTTGCTTCGATGGCCAACCGGTAGAAATGATGAACAATTTCGAATACATCTGCATCAGTCCGAACAAAGGCAACAGAATCCTGGTGCCATGTAAGGTGATTCCGGATAACACGCCGAACGTTGACGAGCTAGAACTAAAGGCAGTGACCGTGGTTAATGGTATAACTGCTGATGTGGCTGCTGCTCAAAGAGCTCCCACCAATAGAACGGCTCCTGCTCCACAAGTGGCCTCTACTGCAGATAAAGCTCCCGCTACTGATGGAACCTCTACTGATGGTGGGGCTCCTGCTGCTGGagaggttgttgttgttcaaccAGCCCCTATTGCCGAGGAGATTGTTGCGACAGAGGCGACCACCGAAGACACCTACATGTTACATCATTCATCCGATTCTGACCAGGAGCCGACCTTATCCGAGCTGCCCGGCAGAATGCACGATACGGTCGTTATGGCCGCACGTGGCATTCTGTGCTCGAAACGCGACGATGCAACCAACCGAATCGAGATCTGA